Proteins from a genomic interval of Ptychodera flava strain L36383 chromosome 7, AS_Pfla_20210202, whole genome shotgun sequence:
- the LOC139137339 gene encoding protein unc-93 homolog A-like isoform X1: MDRYVRTFGEESDIDAMDFFIANEESEYLILDEKSDERDKERDFNLQPDARCGDIRESKETYLKQDKVERRIWRNLLLLGVAFFVTFTAHDTYQSLQNVTDCNFGFSSLIVTHLSVIISALILPNIVLRLVGIKWTVIGCISCYIIYTLANVHPQWYTVIPVSVLDGVVGAPLWTSEGTYISTSAFLFAEATDETPDGVLGKFFGTFSAVYNLAGIISGIVSSVVYEKTLSNSDQGQEFGQAGIAKTCGANFCWARETMYNTTAVQCSSVPLSTTAILVVTFAILSIMSVLLVVFLVDKLPGDKTASDTPCLSTTFATVHLWKDYRLWMLVPIIFSGGLRTGIITLDFAKSYVSCGIGVEYIGYVSMANSIALVIAAFLTGRLAERIGRISQLVFGMACDFALIIVMLVWQPGDLKSVYFFVSAAWGVTDALIFVHIRSFVGILFPETLPAAFANFYLWTSLGTVVSFAMSLILCPAAKLCILMAIQLVALALYIAMEYFHYKQKGSRCANGTDVIPGQSNSDK; this comes from the exons ATGGATCGTTACGTCAGAACATTTGGCGAAGAATCTGACATTGACGCGATGGATTTCTTCATCGCGAACGAAGAGAGTGAATACCTGATTCTCGACGAGAAAAGCGACGAACGAGACAAAGAGAGAGATTTTAATCTCCAGCCTGATGCACGCTGTGGGGACATTCGGGAATCTAAGGAAACTTACCTGAAACAGGATAAAGTTGAGCGGAGAATATGGAGGAATTTGTTACTCCTCGGAGTTGCGTTTTTTGTCACATTTACTGCGCATGACACTTACCAATCTCTGCAGAACGTGACCGACTGCAATTTCGGTTTCTCTTCGCTGATTGTCACTCACTTATCTGTGATTATCTCTGCTTTGATTTTGCCGAATATTGTCTTACGTTTAGTTGGGATAAAATGGACCGTCATTGGTTGTATCTCATGTTATATAATCTACACACTGGCGAACGTTCATCCCCAGTGGTACACCGTCATCCCCGTGTCTGTTCTTGACGGTGTTGTGGGGGCGCCCTTGTGGACGAGCGAGGGCACCTACATCAGCACCAGTGCGTTTCTCTTCGCCGAAGCTACCGACGAGACGCCAGATGGCGTGCTCGGAAAGTTCTTCGGCACCTTTTCGGCCGTCTACAACTTAGCAGGAATTATCAGCGGCATTGTCTCATCGGTTGTATACGAAAAAACGCTGTCAAATTCTGATCAGGGCCAAGAGTTCGGACAGGCCGGAATTGCAAAAACTTGCGGCGCCAACTTCTGCTGGGCAAGGGAGACCATGTACAACACTACCGCAGTACAGTGCAGCTCAGTCCCTTTGAGTACTACAGCTATTCTGGTGGTAACCTTCGCCATTCTCAGTATTATGTCCGTGTTGCTAGTGGTTTTTCTTGTTGACAAGTTACCAGGAGACAAAACAGCGTCGGACACTCCTTGCCTCAGCACCACCTTCGCAACAGTACATCTTTGGAAGGATTACCGGCTCTGGATGCTGGTTCCGATTATATTCTCAGGGGGGCTGCGAACTGGTATCATTACTTTGGATTTTGCCAAG TCTTATGTATCTTGTGGCATCGGCGTGGAGTACATTGGttatgtttccatggcaaatTCCATCGCCTTGGTGATCGCTGCCTTTTTAACGGGACGACTGGCAGAACGCATCGGAAGAATTTCTCAGTTGGTCTTTGGGATGGCATGTGACTTCGCTCTCATAATCGTCATGTTGGTATGGCAACCGGGTGATCTAAAGTCAGTGTATTTCTTCGTTTCTGCTGCATGGGGAGTTACGGATGCGCTTATCTTCGTACACATTCGAT CTTTCGTAGGCATTCTGTTTCCGGAGACTCTGCCGGCAGCTTTTGCTAACTTCTACCTGTGGACTTCTCTGGGGACAGTCGTGTCGTTTGCCATGAGTCTAATTCTATGTCCTGCCGCAAAACTGTGCATACTGATGGCCATCCAACTGGTGGCGCTGGCCCTCTACATCGCCATGGAATACTTTCACTACAAACAGAAGGGAAGTCGTTGCGCGAATGGAACCGATGTTATACCTGGACAATCGAATTCTGACAAATAG
- the LOC139137339 gene encoding protein unc-93 homolog A-like isoform X2 has translation MDRYVRTFGEESDIDAMDFFIANEESEYLILDEKSDERDKERDFNLQPDARCGDIRESKETYLKQDKVERRIWRNLLLLGVAFFVTFTAHDTYQSLQNVTDCNFGFSSLIVTHLSVIISALILPNIVLRLVGIKWTVIGCISCYIIYTLANVHPQWYTVIPVSVLDGVVGAPLWTSEGTYISTSAFLFAEATDETPDGVLGKFFGTFSAVYNLAGIISGIVSSVVYEKTLSNSDQGQEFGQAGIAKTCGANFCWARETMYNTTAVQCSSVPLSTTAILVVTFAILSIMSVLLVVFLVDKLPGDKTASDTPCLSTTFATVHLWKDYRLWMLVPIIFSGGLRTGIITLDFAKSYVSCGIGVEYIGYVSMANSIALVIAAFLTGRLAERIGRISQLVFGMACDFALIIVMLVWQPGDLKSVYFFVSAAWGVTDALIFVHIRSFVGILFPETLPAAFANFYLWTSLGTVVSFAMSLILCPAAKLCILMAIQLVALALYIAMEYFHYKQKGRKSLREWNRCHAWTIEF, from the exons ATGGATCGTTACGTCAGAACATTTGGCGAAGAATCTGACATTGACGCGATGGATTTCTTCATCGCGAACGAAGAGAGTGAATACCTGATTCTCGACGAGAAAAGCGACGAACGAGACAAAGAGAGAGATTTTAATCTCCAGCCTGATGCACGCTGTGGGGACATTCGGGAATCTAAGGAAACTTACCTGAAACAGGATAAAGTTGAGCGGAGAATATGGAGGAATTTGTTACTCCTCGGAGTTGCGTTTTTTGTCACATTTACTGCGCATGACACTTACCAATCTCTGCAGAACGTGACCGACTGCAATTTCGGTTTCTCTTCGCTGATTGTCACTCACTTATCTGTGATTATCTCTGCTTTGATTTTGCCGAATATTGTCTTACGTTTAGTTGGGATAAAATGGACCGTCATTGGTTGTATCTCATGTTATATAATCTACACACTGGCGAACGTTCATCCCCAGTGGTACACCGTCATCCCCGTGTCTGTTCTTGACGGTGTTGTGGGGGCGCCCTTGTGGACGAGCGAGGGCACCTACATCAGCACCAGTGCGTTTCTCTTCGCCGAAGCTACCGACGAGACGCCAGATGGCGTGCTCGGAAAGTTCTTCGGCACCTTTTCGGCCGTCTACAACTTAGCAGGAATTATCAGCGGCATTGTCTCATCGGTTGTATACGAAAAAACGCTGTCAAATTCTGATCAGGGCCAAGAGTTCGGACAGGCCGGAATTGCAAAAACTTGCGGCGCCAACTTCTGCTGGGCAAGGGAGACCATGTACAACACTACCGCAGTACAGTGCAGCTCAGTCCCTTTGAGTACTACAGCTATTCTGGTGGTAACCTTCGCCATTCTCAGTATTATGTCCGTGTTGCTAGTGGTTTTTCTTGTTGACAAGTTACCAGGAGACAAAACAGCGTCGGACACTCCTTGCCTCAGCACCACCTTCGCAACAGTACATCTTTGGAAGGATTACCGGCTCTGGATGCTGGTTCCGATTATATTCTCAGGGGGGCTGCGAACTGGTATCATTACTTTGGATTTTGCCAAG TCTTATGTATCTTGTGGCATCGGCGTGGAGTACATTGGttatgtttccatggcaaatTCCATCGCCTTGGTGATCGCTGCCTTTTTAACGGGACGACTGGCAGAACGCATCGGAAGAATTTCTCAGTTGGTCTTTGGGATGGCATGTGACTTCGCTCTCATAATCGTCATGTTGGTATGGCAACCGGGTGATCTAAAGTCAGTGTATTTCTTCGTTTCTGCTGCATGGGGAGTTACGGATGCGCTTATCTTCGTACACATTCGAT CTTTCGTAGGCATTCTGTTTCCGGAGACTCTGCCGGCAGCTTTTGCTAACTTCTACCTGTGGACTTCTCTGGGGACAGTCGTGTCGTTTGCCATGAGTCTAATTCTATGTCCTGCCGCAAAACTGTGCATACTGATGGCCATCCAACTGGTGGCGCTGGCCCTCTACATCGCCATGGAATACTTTCACTACAAACAGAAGGGAA